Part of the Nicotiana sylvestris chromosome 5, ASM39365v2, whole genome shotgun sequence genome is shown below.
CAAAGCTAAtgcatgccacatatgtgcacataatcatgaaagaaaagataagcaaaaggaaaaacaagcaTTGTAGAAGTAAAAGAAGAGTTGTTTTATTGATAAGAAATTTTACTGTTTCAACAGGAGCAGCACGGTGAAATCCAACATGCGATCACAAAAAGacaaaccaaaaagaaaaacaacagccACAAAATCATCAAAGCAAAAGATAACTAGCCACTGAGAGGATCCTAGGGGGCACTAGAAGATGGAGGCTTGGAAGAGGAGGCAGCAATGGTTTTGAGAGCTAGGTCTAAGCGGGTAGTTGCAGATAAATGTTAGTCAAGCAGTTTTTCCCGCAGGTTCTCCACTAGTTACCTAAGTCCAGAACTTGTCTCATACTTGCCATCTTCTAGATTGTCAGGCAAGCGTGCGACCCCACAAGACTTTTTCTGAGTTAACTCTCCTGCCCAAGTCCACTGTCACTTAAAATGGTATTCATTGAACCAGGTCTTCCCATAGTTTCCcacttttattttctaaatattTCAATAAACTTCCCATTCCTGATTGCAACAGCCACAATGCCACCCTCAAACAAATCTTTCTCAGCCATACCCTTTTGTAGATCTTTTCAataaggaactaggttcctccaCAACATCTTTATCAACCTTAACCACTGGAATGTTTTTATCAGCCACAGCTTCCCCCTATTTCATCaacctcttcttctttttataaTACTCTGCTTACTCTTCTGCAAGGCAAACTCAAAAGCCTCTTTCTTCTATAATCACCTAGTTTGTTTTAGCTaaaagagaatcaggttcttcaacAGATTCTTCTATGACGGTGTCATGAACCGGAGACTCAAAAAGCACCAGAGTTCTTTCATCCCCTAAGAATAGAGTTTCTTCCCCCTGAGATTCAGGAACAGAGGAGAAGTAGGGTTTGCAACACATGAAAGTGAGACTAGAGATGAGGTGACTGGAGAAGAGGAGGAAACCGATATGGGTACAGTAGTATCAGGTATATTGAAGAAGTGGGTTTCTGGTGATGATATTAAGGGAGAAGGAGATGTGGGAGTGATGTTGATGGCAATAGAAAAATTCGATTATTCGTTGGCTATGGTGAGAGAGGTGGTAAAAGGTGCAAAGGGAGATAATGGTTTAGAACTACTGGTCTGAAAAGTTAGATGATAtggcagttgaattaattttgcTATCTTTTCCTTTGAACAAGCATGCGAaaaacacattactactaacctgtggTGCAGGAACCAAGTTCCTGACCTGTTTTTGTAAAAGGGTTTTTGCGACTCTCCTCCGAAGTTCAACACTGTTCttttagcttctatgatcatcatgtgtgtttacctgcaacggtataGATGTGAGTTCGGCCTagtcagaaaacactttagccaattttaccttagtgtgactatGATAGTCATGTCAGCAGAACCAGGTTCTCAATTAGGTTCAAGTGATCCCAATGCCATCTTGTTTCTCAAAGTGTTCTCTGCTCAgagctttggtgaagatatctgcaatttgatTTTCCGTGCAACAAAATCTTGTACAAATAAGACCCTTTTCTATATAATCCCTGAGAAAATGGTGTTTGATATCAATGTGCTTGGTTTTTTTGTATAGAACCaggttctttgccatgttgagagaACTGGTGTTGACACATAGAAGCGGTACACAATCAATGTATACACCAAAATCTACCAATTTTTTCTTGATCCATAGTGAATGAGCATATCACAAGGTAGCTGCATCATACTCTTCTTCAGCTGTTGAGAGAGCTACTGAGTTTTGTTTCCTTGTACCCCATGAGATAAAACATGATTCAAGTAAATGAGCCATTCTAGATgtgcttttcctatccaccaGATAACCTGCATAATCAGTGTCAGCATAACCAATAAGGTTGAAATTATCACCTGAAGTATAGTACAGAACCAGGTTCTGTGTGCCCTTAAAATATTTCAGAATTCTCTTAGCACCCTTCAGATGAAATTCCTTAAAATTTGATTGGAACCTTGCACATAATTTCACACCAAATACAATGTTCGGCCTGCTAGCAGTAAGGTAGAGTAGAGATCCAATGATTCCCATGTTGCCATATCAATCCTTTTCAAGAGTTTTGTGATGCATTTCTGACTGATACACGTTCCCTTTATGGACTGCTTCACTTGGAGACCTAGGAAGACATTCAGTTCCCCCATcgtactcatttcaaactcacttcccatgggTTTAGCAAATTCTTAACATAATGAGTTAGTTATTGCTCCAaatatgatgtcatccacatatatcTGATCAATGAGCAGGTTTCTTCTCTGTTTCTTCAAAGATAATGTATTGTCAATCTTTCCTATTGTGAAGCCATTTTTCCAAGAGAAACTTGGATAATCTCTCATATCAGGCTCTAGGGGCCTACTTCAATTTGTACAGTGGCTTATCCAATTTTGAATACATGTTCAGGATGAACATGACGTTCAAAAGCCTAGAGGTAGCTTGACATAGACTTCTTCTTCGAGAAAAacattcaggaaggcactcttCACATCCAGTTGAAataaggtgaattccatatgtgaaGCAAAGGCAATGTGGAtcctaatagcttccatgcgagctaCTGGGCCAAAAGTCTCATTATAACCGATCCCTTCCTCTTGATTGAATCCTTGGACATCAAGCCTTGCTTTGTTCCTTGTAGAATTTCCATGTTTCTCCAGCTcattcctgaatacccacctggtcccTATGATGGTTCTGtctgagggtctaggtaccaggtgacATACCTTGTTTCTTTCAAGTTGATGCAGTTCCTCTTACATTTCAGTAATCCAGTCTGCATCGTACAatgcttccttgatatttttgggttctctTTGGGATAGAAATGCTGAGAAGGCTAGGGAATTTTTGGTTTTTGATCTTGTCTGAACTCCAGAATCAAGGGGTGATTATATTATCAAGTGAATGGGAGCTTTTGTATTTCCAATTTGGGACTGAAGATTGATTGGTAGAGAAACTGGGATAGTTAAATGGATTTCCCTGAACTCCTTGTTCAGTTACTTAGGGAGTGCCTTGCACTGCATCTCCAACTCTTTCTTCTACTTCAGGGGTAGTAATGGAAGTACCAGGTTCCTCTTTAGATGTATAAGAGGATGTTGCATTGTCTCTCACCTgtctccttcatcttactcatCAAATAAGCCTTCTCATTTGAAGCCCCGGATATTTTCCAGGGACCAAAAGTGGTTCATTATCTTAATCATCATTGTTTCCTCCTTTTTTAGAGGAGGATGTCTCGTTGAATAGCACATGAACACTTCTTTCCACACAGTGTGCCattttgttgtagactttgtggGCTTTGCTTTGAGGGGAGTAtcccagaaggattccttcatCGCTTTTTGCATCAAACTTCCCAAGTTGGTCATTCCCGTTATTGAGAACATAGAATTTTCATCCAAAGGTTCTTAGATGAGTTATCTTTGGTTTTCTTCCATTGAGCAACTCATatggggttttgttcaggagAGGTCTGATCATGCACCTCCTTTCACTCCTGCTCAGTATCCCCATAGGAATTGCATGCTCCGTGTTATTTGAACTTTGAATTTGACAGACCATGGACTAGGTCCTTCTTCATCAATATATCCAGAAGTGAGAAACTTGTATCCCCCCAATCCTTTATGGCATGTCTTCGAATCATTATCAACTGCATTCAAGCAACTCATATCACCAGCTTAGACATTAACTTCTACCTTGTTTTCTTCCCCATACCTAGGATGTACCCCTTCTTTCCATTTTCTAAAGGGTACATCCCTTCCTtgcagggctttcagtgagagaAAATCCATGGTAtttccagtcatgtgctttgagcatcTATTGTCCAAGATCCATTGTAGTCCGCTTCCTCCCACTATTCCCTGCACATCTATattatgggttagatttaggaatccaaactagtttgggtcccttgttatgataaAAGGTATGGATAAAGGCTTTTCTAGTCTATGCAGTCAACATTGGTTTCTTGCGAGCGGTACCTGGTCCCCTGTTCGTAGTTACTTTGtcagcaaacactttgtttttctgaacagttTGAGCCCTGGCCTGgtaattttctttgaagtgcccattgttcccataGTGGGTACACAGCCAGTTATCAGGAATTGTGACGTACTTGCTGtaagggttgtaaggagttttctccttttggaacccgattccctgcctgtttccatTATTGTTAAAGTACATGGCAATgactgcatctgaggaccaggtccacttgagagatttctcaagatcccTTTTTACTTTCTTCAATTCAGCTTGAAGCTACCTATTTTTCTCGAGTTCACCACATATCCTAGTTCTAGCAGCTTTCAACTCCTTTTCAAGCCTAATGTATATCTCACTGGCTATCTCCTTTCCTTTTCCAGAATTTTCAGGTTTTAACTTAGTCTAGGGTTTCACTATTGCTTTCCTTAGGTCTGTAACTTCTGCCGAAagatcattcttttcttttctgagaatttcaatggttttcttatGATCAGTAACTACAGCCACTAAGTCATCTCTAGTTTGTTTAGATTCTGCTAATTCTAATGTCAAGGAATCcctatcctccacaagactatgaaAGGCATTGATTAATACATTAGCTAAAGACATAAGTTTTCTTGGAGAATAGGATTTcatatttctctgaacatccctgaaatttacctctttgttgtcatcgtcttcattatCATCTGATTGATCCATTAAAGCAAAGGTTGAGTCATATTCAGCTGATTTTTTTCTCTTGAagttcttggagaattcttgcttcaagagaggacaATTTTTCATGAAGTGTCCAGCTTTTCCGCACTTGTAACACAGATCATTGTTCTTTGATTTGTTAGAATTGTCCCTTTCTAGCAATTATCCATTTCTTCTAACCATCTTCTGAaaccttttggttaagtaagccatgtaATTGTCTTCCTCACTCGAATCATTGTTAGCATCTTTAAGTATCAGAtacttttccttctttggttctctCCTTTCAAAAGTTGGTGGAGTAGCCATGAGGATCTTTCCTAGGTGATAGCCTGATAGGAAGATCCTGCTCTGATATCACTTGTTAGAAATTGTgcgtccaccagactgtatagagaaccgggttctctatATGTTTCCTCTGAAAATACCGATGAACCAAAATGTATAgggatctggtcctatatcagtttggtacagTGCTAAGCTTGTATGAGTCCACTAAATAGCAGAGTACCTGGTCCTTTGTGGGGTTCTGCTGTGAATGCTAGTAAATTTGTATGTAAATAAGGCcgaagatttttacgtggaaaaatctcacacaaggggatcaaaaaaccacgacctacaccagtaggcttttaacttcactaacttgcaatctccctattatAAGGCACTTTACAAtaaccctattgcaaagacttcaactaacttgtgatgctctcatcacaagccactctataactatcctagacacaaagaatttgactaacttgtggtattttcaccacaagccactttgtcacactacggttacaaaggctttgactaacttgtgatatTTCAACCACAAGCGACTTTGTCACACTACGGTTACGaaggcttttgcttatgactaatCCTAGCCATAACATAAACTTAGGGAGTTTACAGATTTTGGTTTGTTCCTAATATAACGCTTCTAAGAAAGCcggataggagttacaatgaagaacacataacaaagactcaacaatcctaaggacttaagatatcatcaatcttggatcaggtccttgaggttgcagcaacttcgttcttgagagaggttcttgagcacttgagagaattTTCGTTTTCTGTATTTACaagtgttgaacctgaatcttatgccttgcataaggtttatactacacaagacatccttagtgatgtccaatcttaatgggaagtgactgctgcCCTGTTTGATGCACtattgcaggcagtcactttctgcaattgctttccagctgtagttaacttgtacttctatcagagaaccctaagggaccaggtccctattgtgttcctctttgtacagATGCAGACAGTCACTCAGTTAtgttccagctgtatagttgccTTATACttttgtcagagaaccctaagtgACCAGGtacctgttgtgttcctctttgtataGTTGCGGACAGTCACTTTCTGTAGTTGTGTTCCAActatatagttgacttgtacttctgtcaggggagcaccaagggatcaggttcctGATCTGGTACTTGTGCACACTGCCTAGATTGTCTTGAGTTGAGTAACTTGAATCATTGTACTTCAGTTGATCAGAGAATGAGTAGGCGCTAAAAacagtgcagtgcggcagaatcttcgtttccagctgtgtccaattgactttgtactcccgtgaggaacccacaagagtatcaggtctttgtttgggttcctacctcctgaagctgtagcaagTTCACATTTGGCCGGAATCCGTTAGATGCAGTGTAATccaagtgagtcaggttccctatctggttcttgacattaagtttgttagattatcataacacaaggcaaagatattgaaaaTATATCAGAGATGAAAGAGCAAGCTCGAGGCGACCAGAGACTAAAAAAAGTCCGATAAGAATAGGTACAAAACATACATGGGACCAGCAGGAAAGGATTCAAGTTCAAAACAGGAGAACCCAAGGTACAATTCCAGATCTAGGGACAGAGATTGAAACAAGGTGAAGTAGAGCACTTATTAAACAAGGATACTTAGCTGAattgttcagtgagaaaggtaagcaagcatatatgaagaatagacAGGAACCCCCAAAACCTCCGTCACCAAAGAGAACAGTAAATGTCATAAGCAGAGGAGAGGAGGTCAATGGTGTGACTTACACGACTGTAAAAAAGGTATCAAAAATCATAGTCACCACGGAAAGCGAGTTCATCAAGTTTTGGAAGAAGACAGTATAACATTTGATGATGCATACGCGAATGGGGGGTTGACtcctcataatgatgcactggtaatatctttacttgtacatgatactaatgtgaaacgagttttgattgatccaggtagctctgcCAATATCATTCTTTTAAGAGTGGTAAACGAGATGCAAGTTGATGACAAATTGGTACCCAAAGCACGTACCttatctggatttgacaattcaAGCGTTGTCACCAAAGGAGAGATAATACTAACCATATTCATAGAAGGAGTAGTCAAAGATACGAAATTTCAAGTAATTGATACGCATATGGCATACAATATGATTTTTGGCAGACCTTGGAAGGATGTAGTTCCATCTACTTTACATCAGGTTATTAAGTTCACTTCTCAATGGGGAATTAGGTAAATCCGTGATTATTAACAAGCTTTTAGAAGTATTAATTCAATGGCAGATTCAAGTATACAAACTGGCGTGGCAGATAAAAAATAGCAACTACAGAGTTTAGTTGAGGCTGTGGCAACTCAAACCTCAATTGAAGGTGGACAAACAGGCGTAGACTCAAGGCCAGATACTATTCAAGagccagaagagaatgaaaacatcaaaacaacaatcgAGGAGCTTGAAGCTGTAGTGTTGTTTATACATTGGCCGGACAAAAAAGTTTACATCGGAACCAATTTGAGCCTAGAGTTGAAACATAATGTGATGAACCATAAGCTAAATGAAGATCCAACACATTCAcctatcaaacaaaagaaaaggaagcaaggaTTCTTCAAAAACAGGTGATTCAAGACGAAGTACAAAAGCGTTTAAAAATCGGATCTATccgagaggtaaaatatcctaattggttagcaaaTACTGTAGTGGTACCtaaaaagaatggtaagtggtgggtttgtgtagattatattGATTTAAATAAAgtctgccctaaagattcttttcctttaccacacatagatcaactaattgttGCTACTACATGACATGAATTTTTAAGCTTTTTAGATACTTATTCTGGATATAATCAAATAAAAATGTATCCTTTAGACGAGGAAAAAACTTCCTTTGTTACAGaaagggggacttactgttataaagtcatgtctttcggtctaaagaatgcaggagCTACATACCAGAGGTTAGTAATGAAAATGTTCCAGGAGTACCTGGGAAAaaccatggaagtttacattgatgacatgtTAGTCAAGACAACTCAGGCGGATGATCACATCCAACATTTGTCGGAAACATTTCAGATTCTCCGCAAGTTCAACATGAAGCTAAATCCTGAATTGAGGTAAATCCAGCGCAGATTAAAGCTATTGAAGTAATATTGGATATACTCACAGgcaaaaaagaagtgcagagATTGACAAGTATGATAGCAGCATTGGGAAGATTTATTTCTAATTCTTCGGAGAAAAGCTTTAAGTTATTTTCAGTTTTGAAAAAGCAAAGTCAATTTGAATGGACTGAAGAATGTCAACAAGCGCTCACAAATTTAAAAGCATACTTGTCACACCCATCGTTGCTGGCTAAATCAAAGATGGAGAAAAGATATTCATCTACCTCGTTGTTTCAAAAGTGGCGATAAGTGTTGTATTAGTTTGGGAGGACAAAGGTAAACAATATccgatttattatgttagcaagttTTTATTGGATGCTGAAACTCGATATCCTCATTTAGAAAAATTTGCTTTAGCATTAATTATGGCATCTAAAAAGTTAAGGCCTTATTTTTAATGTCACCATATATCTGTAGTGACTGCTTACCCCTTACGTAATATATTGCATAAGCAGGAGTAATCAGGTAGGTTAGCAAATGGGtcatagaactaagtgaatataaCATCATATATCAACCTATAACCGCAATAAAATCACAAGTTTTAGCAAATTTTGTGGTAGATTTTAGCCCGGGGATGGtaatagaagcagaaaaagaactgCAGGTACTTAACGGGTCCAATCCAGGTACTTGGACCCTGTTTACCAATGGCTCCTCGAATGTTACAGGGGCAGGTTTAGGAATTGTTCTAATCCCACCATTAGGAGAAACTATAAGGCAAGCCATAAAGTGTCATCCTATTACTAATAATGAAGTAGAATATGAAGTTGTGATTACAGGTTTAGAATTTGTACGGGAGCTCGGAATAGAGCAGGTTATAATCAAAAGTGACTCgcagctcgtagttaatcaaatgcaggGGACTTATATAGCTAGAGAGTCGAGGATGCAACAAAATTTAGAAAAGGCACAAGATTTGGTCAGACAATTCCAATCTTGGAAAATCTTGCAGATACCCAAGGAAGATAACGTCGAAGCAGACGCGCTGGCTAATTTTGCATCCGCTGCAGaagtaaaaaatgaagaaaatgcttttgtgatacatttgtttcattcagcactcgatcaagacaaaaatgaggtaaatttcaataatctaacctgggattggagaaatgagaTCGTTAAATTTTTGCAGAACGGAATATcacctgaagataagaaaaaggctcaggCACTTCGACGAAAAGCTGCTCGTTATTGTTTGGAACGAGGCAATTTATATCGAAAAATATTCAGGGGTCCTTTAGCAAGATGTCTCGGACATTCTCGAACAGAGTACGTGATAaaagaagtacatgaaggacattgtggaaatcacgcaggaggaagatcCTTGGTAAAAACTCTAATTAGAGTAGGGTATTACTAGCAAAAAATGGAAGAAGAGTAAGAGAGCTTCGTGGCCagatgtgataaatgccaaagttaTAGTAAGAACATGCATCGTCCAACAGAGTTATTACATCTGGTTATTGCACCATTACCTTTTATAAAGTGGGGCATAGATATCGTGAGTCCACTACCACAAGCTAAAGGAAAGGTACGATTCTTATTAGTACTCACTAATTATTTCACTGAGTGGGTAAAAGCAAGTGCCTTCAAACAGGTGCGTGAAAAATAAGTCAGGGACTTCATTTGGCAaaacatcatatgtcggttcgggGTTCCAAAAGAAATCATGTGCGATAACGGCCTACAGTTCATAGGTGCAAAGATCACAGAATTCTTTCagagttggcaaattaaaagaaTTACTTTAACACCTTACCATCCCGTGGACAATGGACAGGCTGAATCAACCAATAAAGTTATTATTAATAACTTGAAGAAAAAACTAGAGGAATCAAAAGATAAGTGGCCAGAAGTACTGCCTGGAGTCTTGTGAGCTTACAGAACAACAGCAAAAATAAGTACGGAAGAGACACATTTTCGCTTGTGTACGGTgttgaagccttaattccagttgaaataggagaGCCAAGTACAAGATACAATTAAGCAACCTAAGATTCAAATGAGGACGAAATACGAGTAAATCTCGACTTGCTTGAAGAAAGGAGAGGAACAACCTTGATAAGGATGGTTGCACAGAAGCAGATTATTGAGCGATATTACAATTGGAAAGCTCATCTTaggtacttcaagattggggactacgTACTCAAGAAAGTCTTTCAATCAACAAGATCAACAAATGCAGAAAAGTTgagtccaaattgggaaggaccttacAAGGTTCGAGGTATCGCTGGAAAGGGTGCATACGAATTGGAAACCATGGATGGCAAGGTTCTACCCTCGAGTTGAATGTTGTTCATCTGAAGAAGTATTATTTCTAAGGAAAGGAAATACCTACGGACATGTATCCCTCAATTACAATTTTTA
Proteins encoded:
- the LOC138868724 gene encoding uncharacterized protein, with product MVIEAEKELQVLNGSNPGTWTLFTNGSSNVTGAGLGIVLIPPLGETIRQAIKCHPITNNEVEYEVVITGLEFVRELGIEQVIIKSDSQLVVNQMQGTYIARESRMQQNLEKAQDLVRQFQSWKILQIPKEDNVEADALANFASAAEVKNEENAFVIHLFHSALDQDKNEVNFNNLTWDWRNEIVKFLQNGISPEDKKKAQALRRKAARYCLERGNLYRKIFRGPLARCLGHSRTEYVIKEVHEGHCGNHAGGRSLVKTLIRVGYY